A region of the Aethina tumida isolate Nest 87 chromosome 3, icAetTumi1.1, whole genome shotgun sequence genome:
AGactaaaacactaaatttgaTAACGGCTAGACTAATTCAATTTCTATCCCgagaattcaaaaatatacccCGTACCGAAACTGTACGGTTTGCCAGGGGCATCGTTATAATCCGGTTCTCTCTCATTTAGCGAGTTTGAGGTAGGTTCCGGTCTGGCCGCAATCGGTTGAGGGTAAGCCGCTCTAGGTTGCGGCTGGCCCCCATGGACGGCTTGCAGGTATCTGGGGACGGTTTGCAGCGCTTGTGGTGACGGACGTTCGTACAAAGCGGGTTTGTACTGTCCGTCGTCGTCTTGACGCTGGAATGATTGCGGTCCGGCGTAAGACGCCTGAGTTTGGTGCTGAGGTACCGGTAGCGGAGCCACTGGTTGTGGTGCTTTCGGTAAGTGGTCAGCTTCTAGGATtctaaaaccttaaaaaacgTAACGTTTAGCCGTGTCTTCGGTTTAGGgaaaaaaaagttgtttacCTTCTTTTCCGGCTGTATATTTAACCGTGATTTTTCTTCCAGTGGGATCTGTATAACTGTAGCCTCCGTTTCTT
Encoded here:
- the LOC109608622 gene encoding endocuticle structural glycoprotein SgAbd-8 gives rise to the protein FKAIGLLAYVSVAQCQRYLGGGGGGGDGSDGSNLISYRPQEPQQDYNQYANTPPPPQILSHKQALNHDGQFKYLFNTENGLAQGESISPDGTRNGGYSYTDPTGRKITVKYTAGKEGFRILEADHLPKAPQPVAPLPVPQHQTQASYAGPQSFQRQDDDGQYKPALYERPSPQALQTVPRYLQAVHGGQPQPRAAYPQPIAARPEPTSNSLNEREPDYNDAPGKPYSFGTGYIFEFSG